A single region of the Hoeflea prorocentri genome encodes:
- the hisI gene encoding phosphoribosyl-AMP cyclohydrolase, with protein sequence MTDERAAAPLFPPAPADKAELEEGTALTPRFDADGLVTAVVTDAADGTVLMLAHMNAEALSLTISTGIAHYYSRSRQSLWKKGESSGNVQKVQEMRTDCDQDAIWLKVNVSGHGASCHTGRNSCFYRTVERSDGKTHLRADGDLPRFDPGEVYS encoded by the coding sequence ATGACGGATGAGCGCGCCGCGGCGCCGTTGTTCCCGCCGGCACCGGCAGATAAAGCCGAGCTTGAAGAAGGCACTGCGCTGACGCCAAGATTTGACGCTGATGGCCTGGTAACCGCCGTTGTCACAGACGCAGCTGACGGCACGGTTCTGATGCTCGCGCATATGAACGCCGAAGCACTGTCTTTGACGATCTCGACCGGCATCGCCCACTATTACAGCCGTTCAAGGCAATCCCTTTGGAAGAAGGGAGAGAGCTCGGGCAATGTGCAAAAGGTGCAGGAAATGCGAACGGACTGCGACCAGGACGCCATCTGGTTGAAGGTGAATGTATCCGGCCACGGCGCCAGCTGCCACACGGGCCGCAATAGCTGTTTCTATCGTACAGTCGAGCGATCGGACGGCAAAACACATTTACGAGCGGACGGCGATCTGCCGCGTTTTGATCCGGGTGAAGTCTACAGCTGA
- a CDS encoding patatin-like phospholipase family protein has product MPGVRTLLDQTQRSDIALALGGGAARGWAHIGVLRALDEAGVRVSMVAGTSIGALVGGCYLAGKLDELEEFARSLTMRRIVALLDFAIGGSGLFGGMRLSKRMREHLADIDIEDLDRPFTSVATEIATGHEIWIHSGSLTTAIHASYALPGIFEPVQCNGRTLVDGALVNPVPVSVCRAHEAPLVVAVNLHYDLYGRSAVVKHAASQNPLDLMPDATPEERKKSRRIGMTNVMVEAYNIIQDRISRARLAGDPPDILLMPRLSDIGLSEFHRAAEAIDRGYEETRAKLDDIKRASEVLV; this is encoded by the coding sequence GTGCCCGGAGTAAGGACCTTGCTCGACCAGACACAACGATCGGATATAGCACTTGCGCTTGGCGGTGGAGCCGCACGCGGATGGGCACATATCGGCGTTTTACGCGCACTGGATGAAGCCGGCGTCCGTGTCAGCATGGTTGCAGGAACGTCTATCGGTGCGTTAGTCGGTGGATGTTACCTTGCGGGAAAACTGGATGAGCTTGAAGAGTTCGCCCGTAGCCTGACCATGCGCAGGATTGTTGCGCTGCTGGATTTTGCCATCGGCGGCAGCGGCCTGTTCGGCGGCATGCGCCTGAGCAAACGCATGCGCGAACATCTTGCCGATATCGACATTGAAGATCTCGACCGTCCCTTTACCTCGGTCGCGACAGAAATCGCCACCGGGCATGAAATCTGGATTCATAGCGGCTCGCTGACGACCGCCATCCATGCGTCCTACGCTTTGCCAGGCATTTTTGAACCGGTGCAGTGCAATGGGCGCACACTGGTTGACGGTGCGCTCGTCAATCCAGTGCCGGTCTCGGTCTGCCGCGCCCACGAGGCTCCCCTCGTCGTTGCAGTAAACCTCCACTACGATCTCTATGGCAGATCAGCCGTTGTCAAACACGCCGCCTCACAAAACCCGCTTGACCTGATGCCGGATGCAACACCGGAGGAAAGGAAGAAGTCCCGGCGGATCGGCATGACCAATGTCATGGTTGAAGCCTACAATATCATTCAGGATCGGATTTCGCGTGCCCGGCTTGCCGGCGATCCGCCGGACATCCTGCTGATGCCGCGTCTGTCCGATATCGGCCTTTCCGAATTTCACCGTGCCGCCGAGGCCATTGACCGCGGTTATGAAGAAACACGCGCGAAACTCGATGACATAAAAAGGGCAAGCGAAGTTCTGGTCTAG
- a CDS encoding AzlD domain-containing protein translates to MSKEETGLYLWPYIYIAIAGWLATDIWRWLGVLAGNKIVDGSPTLVWVRAVATALVAAVVARLILFPTGYLETTPIWLRLSAVAAGFAVFAMTRQKVIAGIVTAEVVLLGGLFLLGPQIN, encoded by the coding sequence ATGAGTAAGGAAGAGACCGGTCTTTATTTGTGGCCATATATCTATATCGCAATTGCCGGTTGGCTTGCCACGGATATCTGGCGTTGGCTTGGAGTGCTTGCCGGCAACAAGATTGTCGACGGTTCGCCGACGCTGGTGTGGGTGAGGGCGGTCGCGACTGCTCTCGTCGCGGCGGTTGTGGCGCGGCTCATCCTGTTTCCGACCGGATATCTTGAGACGACGCCCATCTGGCTTCGTCTGAGCGCCGTTGCCGCAGGTTTCGCGGTCTTTGCGATGACACGCCAGAAAGTCATTGCCGGGATTGTCACGGCTGAAGTGGTGTTGCTGGGCGGGCTTTTTCTTCTTGGTCCGCAGATCAACTAG
- a CDS encoding AzlC family ABC transporter permease produces MPWFLAGMRGLFSGPALVLMSAFVGFCGFAFEAGIPLWQTVFMTGIVWALPAQFVLIGAIIAGASLPAAALAVTLSSMRLMPMVAALVPLIRTRSTPTWVLLAVSHFVAVTLWVFTMERIHKVPPEGRVAFVAGFGLTISSVNILIVGILYGVISHLPAMVGGALFFLTPVYFITSIWASARSIEVYFAMIIGLVMGPLFHMLDPELGLLYAGFFGGTLAFILERLVNRRKARRNE; encoded by the coding sequence ATGCCGTGGTTCCTTGCCGGGATGCGCGGCCTTTTTTCGGGGCCTGCACTCGTCCTGATGTCCGCCTTTGTGGGCTTCTGCGGGTTTGCCTTTGAAGCCGGAATCCCACTTTGGCAAACGGTCTTCATGACCGGGATCGTCTGGGCGTTGCCGGCACAGTTCGTGCTCATCGGAGCCATCATCGCCGGTGCATCTCTTCCGGCCGCTGCCCTTGCGGTCACGCTGTCTTCCATGCGGCTTATGCCAATGGTCGCGGCACTGGTTCCATTGATCCGGACGCGGTCGACGCCGACATGGGTTCTGCTTGCTGTATCGCACTTCGTTGCTGTAACCTTGTGGGTCTTCACAATGGAACGCATCCACAAGGTCCCCCCGGAAGGGCGCGTTGCTTTTGTCGCCGGATTCGGCCTTACAATTTCGTCAGTCAATATTCTGATCGTCGGCATCCTGTATGGGGTTATCAGTCATCTGCCGGCGATGGTGGGCGGCGCATTGTTCTTCCTGACACCGGTCTATTTCATCACCTCAATCTGGGCCTCAGCCCGCAGCATCGAGGTTTATTTCGCAATGATTATCGGCCTTGTGATGGGGCCACTGTTCCACATGCTCGATCCGGAACTAGGACTGCTCTATGCCGGCTTCTTCGGCGGAACCCTGGCGTTCATTCTCGAGCGCCTGGTCAATCGCAGAAAGGCACGGCGCAATGAGTAA
- a CDS encoding iron-sulfur cluster assembly scaffold protein produces the protein MIDDVYNTKILEFAGNIPRIGTLEDADATARAHSKLCGSTVKVWLKLDGDIVSDFAHEVKACALGQASSSIMARNIVGASTAELRAVRDQMIAMLKENGPPPTGRFTDLQFLEPVRDYKARHASTLLTFDAVVDAIEQIEESRGAGAAA, from the coding sequence ATGATCGATGATGTCTACAATACGAAGATCCTGGAGTTCGCGGGCAATATCCCGCGCATCGGCACTTTGGAAGATGCGGATGCGACGGCTCGGGCGCACTCGAAGCTCTGTGGTTCAACTGTCAAGGTATGGCTGAAACTCGATGGCGATATTGTCAGCGATTTTGCCCATGAAGTGAAAGCCTGCGCCCTCGGGCAGGCGTCATCCTCCATCATGGCCCGCAATATTGTCGGCGCTTCAACCGCTGAGCTACGGGCCGTGCGCGACCAGATGATCGCGATGTTGAAGGAAAACGGCCCACCGCCGACCGGCCGCTTTACAGACCTGCAGTTTCTCGAGCCGGTTCGCGATTACAAGGCAAGACACGCGTCCACATTGCTGACATTCGATGCCGTCGTCGATGCTATTGAGCAGATCGAGGAAAGCCGTGGCGCAGGGGCGGCCGCCTGA
- the folE gene encoding GTP cyclohydrolase I FolE has protein sequence MDAVIKNFPNDVGEDQDGESRSVARPSEEEAKAAVELLLRWIGEDPAREGLLDTPKRVARAYQELFSGYGDSLEEILGRTFEEVSGYDELVLVKDIPFFSHCEHHMVPIIGKAHVGYLPDGRVLGLSKIARVVDAFGRRLQTQESLTAQIADSIDKTLKPRGVAVMIEAEHMCMVMRGVQKIGSTTLTSTFTGVFKTEPQEQARFMSMLRGKD, from the coding sequence ATGGACGCCGTAATCAAGAACTTTCCCAATGATGTCGGTGAAGACCAGGACGGCGAAAGCCGGAGCGTTGCTCGGCCGAGTGAAGAAGAGGCCAAGGCAGCGGTAGAGTTGTTGCTGCGCTGGATCGGCGAAGATCCGGCACGCGAAGGCCTGCTTGATACGCCGAAACGCGTTGCCCGCGCCTATCAGGAGCTTTTCTCCGGATACGGCGATTCCCTGGAGGAAATTCTCGGCCGGACCTTCGAGGAAGTCTCCGGTTATGACGAACTTGTGCTTGTGAAGGATATCCCTTTCTTTTCGCACTGCGAGCATCATATGGTGCCAATCATCGGCAAGGCCCATGTCGGCTATCTGCCGGACGGCCGTGTTCTTGGACTTTCAAAGATCGCGCGTGTCGTCGACGCGTTCGGACGCCGTCTCCAGACACAGGAATCGCTGACAGCCCAGATAGCCGATTCCATTGACAAGACGCTAAAGCCACGCGGCGTGGCCGTCATGATCGAAGCAGAACACATGTGCATGGTCATGCGCGGTGTACAGAAAATCGGCTCGACAACGCTGACATCCACCTTCACAGGCGTGTTCAAGACGGAGCCGCAGGAACAGGCACGTTTCATGTCGATGCTTCGCGGCAAGGACTGA